From the genome of Papaver somniferum cultivar HN1 chromosome 2, ASM357369v1, whole genome shotgun sequence, one region includes:
- the LOC113352480 gene encoding uncharacterized protein LOC113352480, with protein MVTPPSRPPRNEKYLNVGLLRGKTPSEVSLLIREPRDPCDDSSELSSSSSHVISATGSEEEEVAEHDEIPLGGEYVAYDDDDDGNDGDGGNGGNRGNEEADIEEDEDEGNDDDEDEDGNGGASGDEEGDEDDSNDGNGKEINDGSSGDEEEEDHKNATRLFRHQSSYAKMKKWPLKGECTRVRDIVENSGLYAAVKNSVIAYNKAAVSCFYERFYGEVDTFQFPFGEMAIPEDAEQILGLQVKKYPKKEFKVITIREMYAGSLEKDGDNELLSDLEVRATAAAYLLYILASVIFPDSKGK; from the exons ATGGTAACTCCTCCATCCAGACCTCCCCGCAACGAAAAATACCTAAATGTCGGTCTATTACGAGGAAAAACACCGAGTGAGGTATCCTTACTTATCCGCGAACCTAGAGACCCATGTGATGATTCGTCTGAATTGTCCTCTTCATCCTCTCATGTTATATCTGCAACTGGaagcgaagaagaagaagtcgCAGAACATGACGAAATTCCTTTAGGAGGTGAATATGTtgcttatgatgatgatgatgatggtaatgatggTGATGGTGGCAATGGTGGTAATCGTGGAAATGAAGAGGCAGATATTGAGGAAGATGAggatgaaggtaatgatgatgatgaggatgaggatggaAATGGTGGTGCTAGCGGTGATGAAGAGGGGGATGAGGATGATAGTAATGATGGAAATGGTAAGGAAATAAATGATGGTAGTAGtggtgatgaggaggaggag GATCATAAAAATGCCACGCGTCTTTTTAGACACCAATCTtcttatgcaaagatgaaaaaatGGCCCCTAAAAGGTGAATGTACAAGAGTGAGAGACATTGTTGAAAACTCAGGTTTGTATGCTGCCGTTAAGAACTCCGTGATTGCGTATAACAAGGCTGCAGTATCATGTTTTTATGAGAGGTTTTATGGCGAAGTCGATACCTTCCAATttccttttggagagatggcaattCCCGAAGACGCAGAACAGATTCTAGGATTGCAG GTAAAGAAGTACCCAAAGAAAGAGTTTAAAGTTATAACCATTAGAGAGATGTATGCGGGATCACTTGAGAAAGACGGAGACAATGAACTACTCTCTGATCTGGAAGTTCGTGCGACGGCAGCCGCATACTTGTTGTATATCCTTGCTTCAGTTATATTTCCCGATAGCAAAGGAAAATAG